A single Salmo salar chromosome ssa19, Ssal_v3.1, whole genome shotgun sequence DNA region contains:
- the syt5b gene encoding synaptotagmin Vb: MASVQFRARRAAEPEKPEPEHEKEAEQVEEPAAHVPPTHHPGHHNYDHMKNKFMNEIGHLPLPMWAVGAIVVVVLVLVGCCTFCLFKKCFGKKKKTKKVRERKAGRRRKADNEGGGEGGDKEEGDKKEGEGEEKEQEKLGKLEFSLDYNFTDAQLIVGILQAQDLAAMDMGGTSDPYVKVYLLPDKKKKHETKVQRKNLCPVFNETFIFKIPYTELGGKILVLQVFDFDRFSKHDVIGEIKIPMNSVDLGQPMQCWRDLENSEKEEAEKLGDVCISLRYVPTAGKLTINIMEAKNLKKMDVGGLSDPFVKIVLQHNGKRIKKKKTTVKKNTLNPYFNESFSFEIPFEQIQKVQVVITVYDYDKLGSNDAIGKTFMGYGATGVGLKHWSEMLANPRRPVAQWHVLCPEEEVDAALKVPPR; the protein is encoded by the exons ATGGCCAGTGTGCAGTTCCGGGCCCGTCGGGCTGCGGAGCCGGAAAAACCAGAACCTGAACATGAAAAAGAGGCAGAACAAGTAGAGGAACCAGCTGCCCACGTCCCTCCAACACACCACCCCGGCCACCACAACTATGACCACATGAAGAACAAGTTCATGAATGAGATTGGCCATCTGCCAC TCCCTATGTGGGCAGTCGGGGCTATCGTCgtagtggtgctggtgttggtaGGATGCTGCACCTTCTGCCTCTTCAAAAAATGCTTTGggaaaaagaaaaaaacaaagaAAGTGAGGGAGAGGAAGGCTGGCCGCCGGAGGAAGGCAGACAacgaagggggaggagagggtggcgATAAG GAAGAAGGGGATaagaaagaaggagaaggagaggagaaggagcaggagaagctGGGAAAACTGGAGTTCTCCTTGGACTACAACTTCACAGATGCCCAG CTTATAGTGGGTATCCTCCAGGCTCAGGATCTGGCTGCCATGGATATGGGGGGTACCTCAGACCCCTATGTAAAAGTCTACCTGCTCCCAGACAAAAAGAAGAAGCATGAAACTAAGGTCCAGCGCAAGAACCTGTGCCCGGTTTTCAACGAGACCTTCATCTTCAAG ATCCCGTACACAGAGTTGGGAGGGAAGATCCTGGTGTTGCAGGTCTTCGACTTTGACCGTTTCTCCAAGCATGATGTGATTGGGGAGATAAAGATTCCCATGAACAGTGTGGATCTGGGACAACCAATGCAATGTTGGAGGGACCTGGAGAACAGTGAAAAAGAAGAG GCAGAGAAACTGGGTGATGTCTGCATCTCCTTGCGCTACGTACCTACTGCTGGCAAACTCACTATCAACATCATGGAGGCCAAGAACCTAAAGAAGATGGATGTTGGTGGCTTATCAG ATCCATTTGTGAAGATTGTTCTGCAGCACAATGGGAAACGAATCAAGAAGAAGAAGACAACTGTCAAGAAGAACACACTCAATCCTTACTTCAATGAGAGCTTCAGCTTTGAGATTCCCTTCGAGCAGATTCAG AAAGTGCAGGTCGTCATAACAGTGTATGACTACGACAAGCTTGGGAGCAACGATGCAATCGGGAAGACCTTCATGGGTTACGGTGCCACAGGAGTTGGTCTCAAACATTGGTCAGAAATGTTGGCCAATCCCAGACGTCCAGTTGCCCAATGGCATGTCCTCTGCccagaggaggaggtggatgcAGCTCTGAAGGTCCCACCTCGTTAA